The nucleotide sequence TGCCTCTCCTTCTTCTTCATTCGTCAGAGAAGCCTATCAGGATAGTTATAAACGCTTTATTCAGCCAGCAATCGAGCGAGAACTGCGCAATGAATTGACTGAAAAGGCAGATGAGCAAGCAATCGCTATTTTCGGCGAAAACCTCCGTAATCTTTTGTTGCAACCGCCACTAAAAGGTAAAGTTGTCCTGGGATTTGATCCGGCTTATCGTACTGGATGTAAACTAGCAGTCGTAGATGCGACAGGGAAAGTTTTAGCAATCGAAGTTATTTATCCTCATAAACCTGCAGCGCAAGCAAAAAGAGAAGCTGCTGGACCAGCTTTTATCCAATTAATTAATAAATATCAAGTAGATATGGTAGCTATCGGAAATGGTACAGCCAGTCGGGAATCTGAACTTTTTGTGGCTGAGCAGTTGAAATCCGCCGACCATAAAACCTATTACGCTATCGTCAACGAAGCAGGCGCTTCTGTTTACTCCGCTAGCGAAATTGCACGAAAAGAATTTCCGCATCTACAAGTTGAAGAAAGAAGTGCTGTTTCTATTGCCCGTCGCCTGCAAGATCCTTTAGCTGAATTAGTCAAAATCGATCCTAAAGCTGTCGGAGTAGGCCAGTACCAACATGACGTTTCTCAAAAACGTTTGGCTGAACAATTGGATTTTGTTGTGGAAACAGCGGTTAACCAAGTAGGTGTGGATGTGAATACAGCAAGCCCGCAGCTCTTGCAGCATATATCAGGATTGAATAAAACAACTGCCCAAAACATTGTCATTTATCGTGAAGAAAACGGAGAATTCACCGCACGAACTCAATTGAAAAAAGTGCCACGCTTAGGACCAAAAGCATATGAACAAGCAATCGGATTCTTGCGAGTCCCTGGTGGGAAAAACATTTTGGACAACACAGGTATCCATCCCGAAAGTTATTCTATTGCAAAAGAAATATTAACTTCAGTCCAACTTTCAGAAAAAGAGCTTGGTACAGAAGAAGCAGTAGAAAAATTGACACGATTATCCGTAGAGAAACTGGCTGAAAGCCTATCAGTCGGAGAAGAAACGTTAGCCGATATTTTAGCTGGGCTGACACAACCTGGACGAGATATGCGTGATGAGATGCCAGCGCCCTTATTACGTACAGATGTATTGAGTATGGAAGACTTGAAACCAGGGATGGAATTGACTGGAACGGTCCGTAATGTCATTGACTTCGGCGCATTTGTTGATATCGGTGTGAAGCAAGACGGACTTGTCCATATATCGAAACTCAGCAAAAAATTCGTCAAGCATCCTACAGATGTCGTGTCAGTAGGAGATATCGTAACAGTTTGGATAGAACAAGTCGATACGAAAAAAGGCAGAATCAGTTTGACGATGCTTTCCCCTTATGAAGAGTAACAATGAGGAGTAACAAAAATTGACACAAGAAGAACTGCAGCAGTTAGTAGAAGAGATATCATTAAAAAGCTTCCAGCTTCCTTTCAAGCACCAAGCAATGTTCAATCCACGCTTACGTACAACTGGCGGGCGCTATCATTTAAACGATCATCATTTAGATTTTAATGCGAAGCTATTTGAAGAGTCAGACGAAGAGACGATTGCAGGAATCATCAAACATGAACTTTGCCATTATCATCTTCATCTAGCTGGAAGAGGGTATCAGCATAAAGATATGGATTTCAAGTATCTTTTGAAAAAAACAGGAGGGTTGCGCTATGCACCAGCCTTGACGAAGAAACAGATAAAGATGGAGTATTATCGATGCCAAGATTGTTCTGCCACGATCTGCCGCAAGAGAAGAATCGATGTACGCAAATATCGTTGTGGAAGATGTCATGGAGAAATCAAATGGATTGAGACAAAAAGAGAAGACTTTAATGAAGCACAAAAAATCAGATGAAAGGATAGAAGGCCTTTGGAAAAAAGTGAGCAGAGGAATCTAAAAGACTGGAATCAGCTATTAAATTTTTTAGCCGCACCTGAAGAGGGAAATTTTGAGGAACTGACGGCACCTACACTTATTTTAGCTGGAAACTGTCTTCCTATCTTAGCTGATAAAGCAGCACAAATGTATTTAAATGGCCAAGTAGATCAATTGTTTTTGGTCGGAGGGGTGGGGCATGCGACTAGAATCCTTTATGAGAATTTTGAAAAGCAAGGATTTCATTTTGAAGATGGCATGAGTGAAAGTGAAATCTGTCGTCAGTATCTAAAAGAAGTCTATGATTTGCCCGATAAGGCTTTTCTGATAGAATCGAAGTCTACAAATTCTGGAGAGAACGCCACTTTTTCACTGGAGATTCTTCATTCCTTAGGAGCTGTACCAGAAAAAATCTTATTGATGAATGATCCGACACTGCAACGCAGGACTCGAGCAACTTTTGAGAAAGTATGGCAAAATGAACAAACTATTTTCGCGAATGCTGTGCCATTTGTGCCGGAAATCCTTCACTTTTCTGAAGAGATCATCTTTACAGCAAAAGAACTGAATCATCAATGGCCTAAGGAATATTTCCATGCGCTAGTATTAGGAGAAATGGAACGTCTCCATGACGATGAGAACGGCTATGGTCCGAAAGGAAAAGATTTTATTCCTCACATTGATATATCAGAGGAAGTTTGGTCTTCTTACACCAGAATTAAAGAGTCAATAAAAACGGATTTTTCCCGTACTTGACCATTTTAGCAAGCGAATCCTCCTTTCCAAATAAATTTGGTTGAAATTTTCAATCGTTTATAAGATAATGAGGAGCGTGTTGAATGTAATAGCTAAAAGAATGGACGCTAGATAAGAGAAGAGGATTCAAATGGAAAATCAAAATAAATTGTATCATTTTGTTGGTATCAAAGGTTCAGGAATGAGCTCCTTGGCTCTTGTTTTA is from Enterococcus faecium and encodes:
- a CDS encoding Tex family protein, coding for MTENLNQTIIQLVQKELSDYRPKQLTTVLNLLNEGNTVPFIARYRKEMTGSLDEVQIREIEERYAYLENLEKRKTEVIRLIDEQGKLTPELEAEITQAVKMQQVEDLYRPYKQKRRTKATIAKEKGLEPLAKWLMQLTDGEVQSEAEKYIDKEKEVSSAEEALHGAHEIIAEQVSDNAKFRTWIRSYTYNKGMYVSNVKDEQADEKGVYEMYYDFAEPVHKMVSHRILATNRGEKEDILKVFFQVDEAAILAYLDRQIVKNPASPSSSFVREAYQDSYKRFIQPAIERELRNELTEKADEQAIAIFGENLRNLLLQPPLKGKVVLGFDPAYRTGCKLAVVDATGKVLAIEVIYPHKPAAQAKREAAGPAFIQLINKYQVDMVAIGNGTASRESELFVAEQLKSADHKTYYAIVNEAGASVYSASEIARKEFPHLQVEERSAVSIARRLQDPLAELVKIDPKAVGVGQYQHDVSQKRLAEQLDFVVETAVNQVGVDVNTASPQLLQHISGLNKTTAQNIVIYREENGEFTARTQLKKVPRLGPKAYEQAIGFLRVPGGKNILDNTGIHPESYSIAKEILTSVQLSEKELGTEEAVEKLTRLSVEKLAESLSVGEETLADILAGLTQPGRDMRDEMPAPLLRTDVLSMEDLKPGMELTGTVRNVIDFGAFVDIGVKQDGLVHISKLSKKFVKHPTDVVSVGDIVTVWIEQVDTKKGRISLTMLSPYEE
- a CDS encoding SprT family protein, whose protein sequence is MTQEELQQLVEEISLKSFQLPFKHQAMFNPRLRTTGGRYHLNDHHLDFNAKLFEESDEETIAGIIKHELCHYHLHLAGRGYQHKDMDFKYLLKKTGGLRYAPALTKKQIKMEYYRCQDCSATICRKRRIDVRKYRCGRCHGEIKWIETKREDFNEAQKIR
- a CDS encoding YdcF family protein; this encodes MEKSEQRNLKDWNQLLNFLAAPEEGNFEELTAPTLILAGNCLPILADKAAQMYLNGQVDQLFLVGGVGHATRILYENFEKQGFHFEDGMSESEICRQYLKEVYDLPDKAFLIESKSTNSGENATFSLEILHSLGAVPEKILLMNDPTLQRRTRATFEKVWQNEQTIFANAVPFVPEILHFSEEIIFTAKELNHQWPKEYFHALVLGEMERLHDDENGYGPKGKDFIPHIDISEEVWSSYTRIKESIKTDFSRT